TTTTATTTGATgtgattttaaaagtgtttaagtatctctcagtttaaaaaaagataaaactttgTGTCTTCAGCAACAACACTTACATGTTCActtgttaaaattttgtaaCCATatgataaacaaagaaatatgagGTTAATTGATTTGCAGAGGCTAAAGACCTACCTTACTAAGTCGACTTGTTTCAGAAATGCGCTTTTTAACTGatttcagatgaaaaaaattaataagtaaATGAATGTACTAAAAAGACCTGGATTGTAACGGAATAAAGAGTAAACATGTGTACTTTTTCTATTCTAAAATGTTAAACTTTtaacaacatacatatacaatcaCATCTTCGACAGCAGTAGCATGTGGAAAATGGATCGCTAATACACCTGGAGATCGCACAACGGGCTaactaataattattttaagaattatattGCCATTTCAGTGGACAATACCCACTTCCCTAAACAAATACGAATCTGTTTTACAATTATTGAACACGgtgttaattttcttctgcatggTTATTATCGGTTGTCGtacttaatataaatattagcAACAAGCTCCAGGATGGGGCTCAATAactatattttatgttattatagAATAGAAAAAGTTGGGGCGAAGGAGTAGTCTCATGAGCTAATTTTAGGAAAATAGTAGTTTATGTATTATATTTCATCCATAAATGTGTCCTTCCTACAGTGCTTAACCGAGCCGCGATACCAGAGAACACACGCTTGTGTGTACGTTGTCATGGTTACTATAAAGAGGACACAAAGGCTCACGCTCTCCTTTGCAAAcgattttttcaaaaaatttttaattgctCACCTATAAGATGAAGCCATTCTTTCCATTCTTTCCAGTCTGTGAGTAATCTTGATTTCATGCGTCTCCCAAACATCCCCGCTGCAAAGGATGCTCCAGCCGTCAGAGCCACGGCAGCCCCAAACACAATCAGGCCGGCACCAAACAGAATTATCGCTGCTTCACCAGTCCATACTCCAACACCTCCGGATGCCACTATAAAAACTGGGCAACAACATCTCATTTATTACATGCAGGTTTTTTTGGTACTAgcggtttttttaaaattattattctcattTTCTATGGAGTTGCTTCTCATCATGCTCTTATTTAGTCATGACGATTAGTTCATTTTTCAGTATGCCTCATGCATTAAGttccagttgttttttttttaatcatactTATGCTTTTATCTccacagaaacacattttttttttgttgaaacggttttgaaaacaaagttttattataatttctaCTTACGTCCTCCAAAAATTTCACAAAGACTGCCAGCCAGTTTAGTTCTCTTGGCATCTTTGTAATTCTTATGAAGACGTAGCACATTTATTCCAATATCCTCCGGTTGTTTCGTTAATATATGAAGTCTTTCCATTTCTAAAATAATAGTGTCATCAAACTAATTTTTTCTATTGCGTTTAAAAGTGCattattaaaagtgttttaactaaaacaaaaattattttttttaataagcacAGACTTTCGCAGGTTAACAAAGCCGTATATTTACGATAAATACTGACGATATCATCATCTAAGCctattcagaaaacaaaaatatttcatacaaaaataattaaagatataAAGTGGTCCTTAATCCATCGCATGATTTAAATGAATTGCTGTCTGGTACCATATGTCGTGTTTTGTGTGATATGTTCCCACAGATATATGAAATGTTAACATGTGTATTAATCATACAAGATCCGCTTATAAATATAGCACAAGGTAATTATGCTGTTGTATTATATAACTTAAGCAAAAACCATTTCTCCGATATCCactaaatttaacaaaaatataaataacatgaTTTTTGTCCAAAGAAAAGTTTTGGCTATTTTGGCTTGTCTGTTGTGCAAGTGACGAAAAAAAGATGGGGACATGACATTTTAGGGCATGTGATACACTATTTCCAAACTTTACACATTTTACTGTTGACCTGTAAAATTGCATATTTCAACAATGCCATTTGCCACAGACGACTTGGGCTGGAGACGAGCAAGGGAGGCTGCAGCATAGAGCATCGCTCCGGCTCCACTCACAATCATTGCTGCAGCGACAGCAGGTAACGCAGCTCCACCAACATGACCCACAGCGACTGCAGCAATTACTGTAATTGTCGTGCAAACGAatcactcttttcattccttaaGCTTTCTTGACTTTGATTGTATTTTTCATGAAGATAGATAGACATTGCGATCTCAACTTTTCATTGATAACATAACGCTTTCTcttattgtcatcatcttcattactATTTCATCTTTGTACTTATTAATGCACACATCGTCAACTCTCCTGAGCTTTGGTTAAATGTGGACATCTTTAGCACAAAAGCATTCTAGCTATCACCTTTTTATCAAAATCTTAAATGCATTTGAATAAAGTACATACAAATAATAGGTAAAGAGAGAATTAAATCATCTATTCTAAACAGAAGTTACACAGTGCCAAGACAGGCAACATTACTTTGGATATGCTTAGAAACGTTTTCAATTGCTGGGgggtgtatatataaatacatctATAGTTCGCATTTCTGTTAGCTTAGTCTGGATACCCAATTACTTACTTCCTCCGATGATTGCGATGAGATTTCCAGCCAGGCTAcatatttcagaatttttttgttggtagTTAAAGTCTACTACCACCTGCCGTAGTCTTCCTTTAATTTGCGGACATTTCTCTGGAAGCTGTCGAAGCATCGCAGTTACTGAAATGACAACAAATAGACTGCACAATTCCTGTCTTTGCATCACTAGCACATGGTCAATTTTAGTTACTAGTCCCAACAATTCAGTTTTAACCTTATAATCTCACAATGATAAACCCCACCCCctaaaaaaggagaaatgcTACTATATCAGCATTAACTACATAATATAAATACTGCAAGACAAGGAAAACGTCATTACTGCATAATACTTTGAGTTTTTTCCCTCCAGgagtattagaaaaaaattttaggtTATAGCTTGTGAGTAGGGCGGAATTTCAAGAACATAATCTACTTCTGTAAAAGACGAGGGCATTAACCACCAGCCTACGGCGTATCCTATAAAACCTCACCTGCTAATAACTGTTGTCCTTAACAGCCTATCGAGAACTGTACCTAATTTATTAGTGAAGATAAAGGGCAACAGAAGGAGAAAGCCTTTCATATGCCCTGCAAACCTAGTTCACTTACTCCACATTAATCTGTAGTATGATTCTGCCAGTAATGGTGAACGTGAAAGATTATCATTGTTTTAAGGTTTACAGTTGGGTGTTCTACTTTCGTTTCTATCCTTAGGAACACACAAGCAGTTTTTCATATAAGTAGTTTGGAGTTGAATTCACACATGTAAAAAATAACGTTTTACCAATGCGCTGGAAAAAGGCCTTCCATTCTGTCTGCAAACTTCCTTTTCTTTGCATCTCGACAGTCCACACAGCAACTGATGCTCCAGCAATGAGCAGTCTTCCAGCTCCGGAAAACAGCAATCCCAATCCCAAAAGAGTCAGAACAGTTCCCCTATTCCGAAAAACAGAAGCTCCCGCTGCCACTTGAAGCACTTACAGAAAAACCGATATAAGTTGTGGTCGTTGTCATGCTACACATTTCACGAGATACATGATTATTATAGAATTAAGTGTCAGGAATTGACTTTTGAACAATATCTTCGTGTAAATAGTCTATGGATGTGTGTACCGGATGTGGGCACAAATGACGCTGTTTAACTCCCTTTACTTGCTGGAGAGTGGAATCATCCAGTGAACTGACTCTTGTAAGTGAACACGTTGGTCCCACGTAAAGATTTTTGAGCCATTCCCAGCACACCCATCAAAGTATTTACACAGTATAGGCTTGTAATCAAAAATGGAAttactattttgtttgttgacaaatgttGCCTTGGCAATAATTACTTCTGTGAGTTACTTAAACATTAGTTGATTGATTAATGGTAGGTAGTAGCAATGGTTCCTCTTCACGTATTGACTCTGTTATATTTAAGTACCAAgagtgatatttttttatttttacaaagtgCCCTTACTCTTGTAAGCTTCAATTTAGATTGGGGTGCCACCTTTTTCTTAAAGTGGGTTGTGGATTTGATCAAGGTATAATCGACATTTTCACAGAGCTGAATTGATGTTCTTTAACAATATTGTTATTCCTGATTTAATAGCACCTGTTCTGATAAAATTAAACACTCGTAAGCGCTGTATAATCTAAATGTGTAACACTATTGCTTATATTGCTGATGCAAAATCAAGCACAatattttccagttgttattAGTACTTACTTCCACAAAGAAAGGCGAGGACACTTCCCCCAATATGAGCTGCTTTGATCCTTTTATACCTTTTCTTCCGATCCTTGTCAACTTTACCAGGCCGTTCTTCAATATCCAGAAGCTCGCTGAACGATTTAGCTAAATTTTCACCGTctgaaacaaacacataaacacactcccatacacatagacatgtatatgtatacgcacacattcacatacacattaGCTAAACTTATGATACAaagtagatttttattttactgtataTCTAAAACTTTGAAGACTTGAAAGGTAAGATAAGAGACGGATTACTCTTTCCAATACAAAACGTTAAAATTGACATCTTAAAGCTATTCTAATTGAATTTCGAGTGAAATAAATTGGTTGTATATCCACGTGATGTATCTGTGAAGTTGTCATGAAAAGGCGCTGCTCCACCAGATTCCATGCCCATTGGACTTCCAGGAAATTTGTCCATGGCTGGCTCTTTGCACCACTGTCGGGTTTCTAGGAAAACGTATATCATTACCATTAATTTTTGCATTACCTAACTTCATTTATCTTAAGGTAAACTTTCACCGCTAAACGTTTAAACTTATGTAGAAAGAGGTTACTCCATAAAAACAACGGCTACTTGAGTAACAGACACATTGAGAAAATcctaaataaatgaaagataacaccAGCACAAGATTAACTGTATTAGAACTAatgaaatatatgtaaaatgagaaatgttagtgataaaacaaaacatactgAAGCATCATAACATTTGGAACCATATGTACATGATCACTTACAGCTTTCAGTCTGTCTATGTATCTGAAAAAACTAAAGGTGGAAAAATAAGTGATCgttaaatgtgaaaaataaacaagacgaAGGCAGTAGATGGATAAGGTTGTGattcatctttatttctgcaTCTTAAGCGCGATGAACCAATTACTGGCAGTACCCTACGGCAACTCTCCtgctttttatcatttttgaaCATGACATGAAGCACGAAATTCGCCATGCTTCTTTTATACCAGAGTTAGTGTCTAATTAACGAATGGAGTATCCATAAGCCCATGTAATTTTAATTGGTTcagtgtgttcatgtgtgtgcgtatgttCATGGATATGTATGTGTAAGTGTGCAAACGGATGCGTGCGGCTTAATTGAAGTGCAGTTTGTGTTCCTGAGTCTAGGAAAACTAGTTTCTTTACGAGGGGCAGTCAAATGAAACGTAGCGGACACCAGGCAATGACTTTCAAGTTAATGGTTTGATTACCACCAAAGACATTGCACCTCTAACTGGAAGCTCAAGCATAACGTGACAGATGATGACAGCTGTTGTTCCTCAAGCATGCAGATGAAGCACGCGTCATCCTTCCTCCCACAAAGTTCAAGACTTAGGCCAGTTCAAGAAAATTCATGTTGTCCTTTTTCTTCGATCATCGGGGCCTTTTTATTGAGGAATTCTTGAAACATGGTCACACTATTAACGGAGTTGTGTGCAGACATTTTTGGATGCCTACGTTCAAAAATCAAAAGTCAAAAACAAGCACCCAGGACTCTTGACACTTCTGTATTTCTGAGAAACGGAATAAGCAGCCATATTGATTGATTCTAAAGCCCTCTAGAACCAATCAATAATTGAGATTGTTGGCTTCGTTATTGCAGCTCTCCTCTGTTGTCTGTAAACATgctgccaaaaaataaaatctctgaTGTTTGCTACAATATTGTGCTGTCGATACAGATGCACATTTTTCTGCTGttagtcttctttctttcctgttttcgTTTTGTATGTCATCGTTATCGCACTATCATTTATGTTAGGATAACTTAATGGCGAAGCTAACTCCAGTTGGTCAGCACCCACTGTGGTGCTCTGTATGAGAAGAATTATTGACTCTGCAGCTCATGTGTGGGGCAAATCTTAACTCTTTATCAAAATaatgttgtatttttaatatgttcTAGACAGACAAGTATAGGTATTTCCAATTTCCTTCTTCTTAATTTAACTAGAAAATTAGACAAGCTGAAGCTGtacattatttaattaaaaatattcagctTCCCGTCAAGATAGAAAGGACCATATTTTTATAGTAAAACGACTCACTCACCTACTCCGGGTATCCTTGGTGGCTACTTGCTCTGCCAGTCTTTTCGCTCAACTGTTCCACCCAATGAGCTATTACAGACTGTtgctttaatatatattataccATATCACGTGAGCTTGGAGCATGCGTATACAATCCTCTCTGTGCTAGCCAATGGAAAACAACGACGTATGCTTGAGGGTTTGGGGATAACAAGCCATTAGCTTTGGCATATAAACGAAGCATTTTTGATGGAAGACTTCAGcaatacaaaaaataatgtctacaagcaaaaatggaaacatagtttacttttctctttttttttttctccctctctctccacacacgcacacacacagtattgCATTGATTTGTTGTTTACAATATACAGCTTACAATGTTcatcttgtttatatttatttttgaacagataagaaaaagagaagcatGAGAAGAGTGagtatcatttatttataaaaaacataatgttttttactttttcttttctcttattcCAGCCAAAAGTTTAAAAGATCGCAACTTAATAAAACATGATGGCTCTACTCTGTCTAGTTTGTTGctatgaaatgttttaatgcaaTCAATGTTCTGTTATTTATGTTGGCGATTTGCTAGCgatcaaattttaaattttcatccAGGTCAGACATGTGCCTGCATGTTTCTAGTGCAAGGGCAAGTGACAGAAGCTTCGCAGAGCAAAGTGTGTGCATACCTGCATACTTTTTttgg
The sequence above is a segment of the Pomacea canaliculata isolate SZHN2017 linkage group LG6, ASM307304v1, whole genome shotgun sequence genome. Coding sequences within it:
- the LOC112567340 gene encoding uncharacterized protein LOC112567340, producing MDKFPGSPMGMESGGAAPFHDNFTDTSHGENLAKSFSELLDIEERPGKVDKDRKKRYKRIKAAHIGGSVLAFLCGMLQVAAGASVFRNRGTVLTLLGLGLLFSGAGRLLIAGASVAVWTVEMQRKGSLQTEWKAFFQRIVTAMLRQLPEKCPQIKGRLRQVVVDFNYQQKNSEICSLAGNLIAIIGGIIAAVAVGHVGGAALPAVAAAMIVSGAGAMLYAAASLARLQPKSSVANGIVEICNFTEMERLHILTKQPEDIGINVLRLHKNYKDAKRTKLAGSLCEIFGGLFIVASGGVGVWTGEAAIILFGAGLIVFGAAVALTAGASFAAGMFGRRMKSRLLTDWKEWKEWLHLIEMDNLRGLQEKSKKMADKIEEAANKIDSSKSTCRTIKAGGEGISVAAGFVAAVGAVGTVVTGGALPLAAAAVGAVTYGAGKIISSGASVAQNTVEQTFLECLQEEWDELSPLLSREIEVLRSKAKGSTAEFETNLTNFFQTLASTAFDINALALKSVISPVSQISIDFRRLVSTMAENSYEKKSEVSQMLRKLAGDLENNVAGMITACEELYSRSFRD